The following proteins are encoded in a genomic region of Arachis stenosperma cultivar V10309 chromosome 4, arast.V10309.gnm1.PFL2, whole genome shotgun sequence:
- the LOC130976463 gene encoding protein DOWNY MILDEW RESISTANCE 6-like, with translation MHASHNIIGAQIQENMDQMLVSSWFHLHSSVPLSYVQPPESRPGTAVVASGKTIPVVDLGVHDHVEVLGQILRASEQYGFFQVINHGVCNELIEDTINVLKEFHGMPAEEKMRESSKDPNGSCKLYSSREINNKDAIQFWRDTLRHLCPPSRQFIHFWPQKPSTYREVVERYTEEMRKLGEKILEVLCEGLGLDREYCNGGLSESPLLLTHHYPPCPEPSLTLGAPKHRDPTLLTILLQEKDINALQVFKDGEWIGVEPIPNAFVVNIGLLLQIISNGRLIGAEHRVVTNCERARTTVAYFIRPTNETIIEPAKALTTLHPPIYKSITYSDFLTIFMTKGPDIEPQLLLP, from the exons ATGCATGCTTCACACAATATTATTGGTGCACAAATTCAGGAGAACATGGATCAAATGCTTGTATCTAGCTGGTTTCATCTTCATTCCTCAGTGCCCTTATCCTATGTGCAACCACCGGAAAGTAGACCCGGCACGGCTGTTGTTGCTTCCGGCAAGACAATTCCGGTGGTGGATCTCGGAGTCCATGATCATGTTGAAGTTCTTGGTCAAATTTTGAGAGCTTCCGAGCAATATGGATTTTTTCAG GTTATCAACCATGGAGTTTGTAATGAGTTGATAGAGGATACAATAAATGTATTGAAGGAATTCCACGGCATGCCAGCAGAGGAAAAGATGAGAGAAAGTTCGAAGGATCCAAATGGAAGCTGCAAACTGTATTCAAGCCGTGAGATTAATAACAAAGATGCCATTCAGTTTTGGAGGGATACTTTGAGACACCTTTGTCCACCTTCTCGTCAATTCATTCACTTTTGGCCTCAAAAGCCTTCAACATATCG TGAAGTAGTTGAGAGATATACAGAAGAAATGAGAAAATTGGGAGAGAAAATATTGGAGGTGTTATGTGAAGGGCTAGGACTTGATAGAGAATATTGCAATGGTGGACTTAGTGAAAGTCCATTATTGCTAACTCATCATTACCCTCCATGCCCAGAACCAAGTTTAACATTGGGAGCTCCAAAGCATAGGGACCCTACCCTTCTTACCATTCTTCTTCAAGAGAAAGATATAAATGCACTTCAAGTTTTCAAAGATGGGGAATGGATTGGAGTTGAACCAATTCCAAATGCTTTTGTAGTTAACATTGGACTTCTCTTACAG ATAATTAGCAATGGAAGGTTGATCGGCGCAGAACATCGTGTTGTAACAAACTGTGAGAGGGCAAGAACCACCGTGGCCTATTTCATCCGTCCAACAAATGAAACGATTATTGAACCTGCAAAGGCTTTGACAACTCTCCATCCCCCAATCTACAAATCCATAACATATTCAGACTTCTTAACAATTTTCATGACCAAGGGTCCAGACATTGAACCTCAATTATTACTCCCTTAA
- the LOC130976343 gene encoding protein DOWNY MILDEW RESISTANCE 6-like, which translates to MEAMDEMLLANWVNLHHSSINVPSSYLQPPETRPGTLFISSGNTIPVIDLGGHHHQHHADIINQILKASEEYGFFQVINHGVSRDLMDDVLNIFKEFHSMPSKEKLNECSKDPNRSCKLYTSGENHRRDAVHYWKDTLTHPCPPSGEYMKYWPNKPSNYRKVVGKYTEEVRKLGLKILEMLCEGLGIRKEYFLSGGLSENPSLVVHHYPPCPDPTLTLGLAKHRDPSIITILLQDKNVRGLQVLKDHEWFGVDPIPYAFVVNIGLLLQIISNGRLIGAEHRVVTNLRNARTSVAYFMNPSKESIIEPANDLLVNGTTQQTIYKSLSYEEFRKNFFHKGPKFESELHN; encoded by the exons atggaAGCCATGGATGAGATGCTCCTAGCTAATTGGGTTAATCTTCATCATTCTTCCATAAACGTGCCCTCATCTTACTTGCAACCACCGGAAACTAGACCAGGTACACTCTTCATCTCTTCCGGTAACACCATTCCGGTCATCGATCTTGGGGGAcatcatcatcaacatcatGCTGACATCATAAACCAAATTTTGAAAGCTTCTGAGGAGTATGGATTTTTCCAG GTTATCAATCATGGAGTTAGCAGAGATTTAATGGATGATGTGCTAAACATATTTAAAGAATTTCATTCCATGCCATCAAAGGAGAAGTTAAATGAGTGCTCAAAGGACCCAAATAGAAGTTGCAAACTCTACACAAGTGGCGAGAACCACAGAAGAGATGCTGTTCATTATTGGAAGGACACATTAACACATCCTTGTCCTCCTTCAGGAGAATACATGAAATATTGGCCTAATAAACCATCAAATTACCg CAAGGTTGTTGGGAAATATACCGAGGAAGTGAGAAAACTAGGACTCAAAATTTTGGAGATGTTATGTGAAGGATTAGGGATTAGGAAAGAATATTTCTTAAGTGGTGGACTAAGTGAAAATCCTTCATTGGTTGTTCATCATTATCCTCCATGCCCTGATCCAACTCTAACATTGGGATTAGCGAAACACCGTGACCCTTCCATTATCACAATTCTGCTTCAAGACAAAAACGTTCGTGGACTTCAAGTTCTCAAGGATCATGAATGGTTTGGTGTTGATCCTATTCCCTATGCTTTTGTTGTTAACATTGGCCTCCTTTTacag ATAATTAGTAATGGAAGGTTGATTGGTGCGGAACACCGGGTTGTGACAAATTTAAGGAATGCACGAACATCTGTTGCTTATTTCATGAACCCATCAAAAGAAAGCATCATAGAACCTGCAAATGATTTATTGGTCAATGGAACCACCCAACAAACTATATACAAATCCTTGTCATATGAAGAGTTTCGTAAAAATTTCTTCCACAAGGGTCCCAAATTTGAATCAGAGTTACACAACTAG
- the LOC130976953 gene encoding uncharacterized protein LOC130976953 isoform X2 — MGRWMKPEVYPLMAAMTFVTSMCVFQLTRNLIRNPDVRVSKARRNMGVLENPEEGEKYVEHGLRKFLRTRPPEIMPTINHFFSSQDKSS, encoded by the exons ATGGGGCGTTGGATGAAACCtgag GTTTACCCTCTAATGGCGGCAATGACATTTGTGACCAGTATGTGCGTCTTTCAATTAACACGAAATTTGATAAGGAACCCTGATGTTAG GGTGAGCAAAGCTCGAAGGAACATGGGAGTGTTAGAGAACCCAGAAGAGGGAGAAAAATACGTAGAGCATGGGCTGAGGAAGTTCCTTCGCACTCGACCACCGGAGATTatgccaaccatcaaccacttCTTCAGTAGCCAAGATAAATCATCATGA
- the LOC130976953 gene encoding uncharacterized protein LOC130976953 isoform X1 yields the protein MGRWMKPEVYVQVYPLMAAMTFVTSMCVFQLTRNLIRNPDVRVSKARRNMGVLENPEEGEKYVEHGLRKFLRTRPPEIMPTINHFFSSQDKSS from the exons ATGGGGCGTTGGATGAAACCtgag GTGTATGTGCAGGTTTACCCTCTAATGGCGGCAATGACATTTGTGACCAGTATGTGCGTCTTTCAATTAACACGAAATTTGATAAGGAACCCTGATGTTAG GGTGAGCAAAGCTCGAAGGAACATGGGAGTGTTAGAGAACCCAGAAGAGGGAGAAAAATACGTAGAGCATGGGCTGAGGAAGTTCCTTCGCACTCGACCACCGGAGATTatgccaaccatcaaccacttCTTCAGTAGCCAAGATAAATCATCATGA